The Calditrichota bacterium genome includes the window GTGGACATTTCGATTCACGATTATGAGGCTCCCATTTACTTTGCGGCAATGAGCTACGGCTCGTTGAGCGAAAGCATGTTTCGGGCGGTGGCGGAGTCCGCTTTTCAATTAAAAATTGTGGCCATGAATGGCGAAGGAGGCGAGCTGCCGGACATCCTGGGGCACTACCGTCACTACAGGGGCCAGCAGGTGGCCAGCGGACGCTTTGGCGTAAATGCCCGGATGCTGAATTCTGTCGACACGATCGAAATCAAAGTGGGACAGGGCGCAAAACCGGGCGAGGGCGGGATGCTGCCAGCGCGCAAGGTGACATCCGATATTGCACGGGCGCGGTACACACCGGCCGGAATCGACCTTATTTCCCCCAGTAACAATCACGATGTCTATTCTATCGAGGATTTGGCTCAGTTGGTGGAAGAATTAAAAACCATTAATCCGCATGCCAGAATCTCCGTCAAGATTCCGGCTATTCCGGGAATCGGAACCATTGCCTCCGGCATCGCCAAATCCGGTGCAGATATTATCGACATCAGCGGCTACGACGGGGGGACGGGTGCCGCCCGGCAGCACGCCCTCAAATATGTGGGATTTCCGATTGAAATTGCCGTCAAAGAGGCTCACGAAAGCCTGATCCGAAACCAGTTAAGACAGCGCGTGGAAATCTGGGCCGACGGCGGAATGAAATCGGCGGCGGACGTTCTCAAACTCATCCTGTTGGGTGCCAATCGGGTAGGCTTCGGGACACTCCTCCTGTTGGCTGCCGGGTGTCTGCGCTGCCACAGCTGCCACACGGGAACCTGCGAGGTCGGCATTACATCGCACTTTAAATCGGAGCAAGAAGCGATTGCCAGCGGATTAAAACGGTTCACTTTTTTGAAGACCGAGCAGGCCGTCCGCCAAATCACGACGCTCTTCAGCGCCCTTATCGATGAATTGCGGAAGGCAACCGGGCAAATTGGGATTTTCAAGATTCAGGATGCCGTGGGCCGGTGTGACCTGTTGGAACAAGTGCCGGATCGCCATTCGTTTGATCTCAGCCGCCTGCTGCAAAAGGATTATTCGGAAGAGTGGCGCACATTGGATCTGACCAGGAATGGGAAGAGTACGCTCATCCGCCGCCCCCGCACGTCGTTGACCCGCATTATCAGTACATCTGTGTGCCGGGCCTTTGACCAGGGCGACCGAAATGTGGTTTACCTGGACGACGAGGTAAGCAGTATGGATCGGGCCATCGGCACGTACCTGTCGGGAAAGATCCAGCGAATGCCTGCCAGAATCTACCCCGAAACGCACCACACCCTGATTCAGTTGGTGAACGCCACCGTGCCCGGGAACGGTCTGGGGAGCTTTAATGCGGATTCCATCGAAATTCACATCGCGGGCGGCGCACAGGATGGGACGGCCAAATGCGCGGCGGGCGGGAAAATTGTAATATTAAAAGGAAAAAATCACGACGGTAAACTGATCGACGGTTCTGTTGGAAAATATTTTGCCTACGGTGCCCAGCGGGGTGTCTTCATTGTGCAGGGCGATGCCGATGTGCGAGCGGGCATTCGCCTGTCCGGCGCCGACGTTATTATTGGGGGCCGATTAAAATCCCCCCTGAAAGATCATTTGGGAAACTGGGCCACACGGGCTAACATCAAGGGGTTCGCATTCGAGTACATGACATCCGGTCGGGGCCTGGTTCTGGGTGATCCGGGACCGTGGCTGTGCAGCGGTATGAAAGGGGGCGTGGTGTATTTCCGGCTCTATCCCAAAATGGGTCTGACCTGCGAGGCGCTCACGCGCCGCCTGGCCAGTCCTGCAGAGGTTCATATCCGGCCTGTGGATGAAACGGATGCACAAAACTTACATGACTTGCTCAGTATTTATCACAAGGCCCTTATCGAGGGAAATCTTTTTGGTGAGGCCCGGCACATCAAATCCTTAATGAACAATTGGAAAAAGAGCTTTGCAAAAGCCGAACCGATCCAACAGTAATCGTCGTGACGGGGTTGATTTTGGAGTTGGCTCCTATACCGCGCAGTTTCAGTCGGGCGGCTGGCAGGTGCCGGTTTATCTTCCTCTTCTTTCGATTGTTTAAATTTTTCTTGTTTTTTTGGATTAGTTTTTTTATTTTCTTGTCCTAATTAACGAAAACGTTTGTTCTGCAAAACGAATCACAGATTATTCAGGCCTAAATTAGGAGAATGACACATGAAGCCGGTAAAAATTGTGTATATCGGTGCCGGAAGTCTGGCGTTTGGCCCCAAACTGGTGAGCGACGCTGTTTTAACTCCTGAAATCAAGGGTGCCCGCCTGGTTTTGATGGACGTCGACCAAACCAATCTGGATAAAATCTACCGGCTGGGAGAAAAAATGAATGCGGCCAATGGCGCGCCGCTCCATCTGGAAAAAACGACCAATCGGCAGGAAGCCCTGAAAGACGCCGATTTTGTCATCATTTCCATTGCCATGGAACGGTTTGAGCATTGGAAACAGGACATTGAAATTCCCCGAAAATACGGGATTTACCAGGCCAAGGCGGAAACAGGCGGACCGGGCGGGATTTCCCTCATCCTGCG containing:
- a CDS encoding glutamate synthase — its product is AAALEAASEHPSSIIILNDREFLRAPNQHLLDPFVAVAALDHVLQSETRAGVSLRRRVSIVLHSSQLRNIHDVMIALGLGADAVSPYLAVQKILERFQNNPAGALKNFIQALKSGMEEVLSTLGIYNINGYERLFSAIGLSDELAGLLGVQNFCGSETAGFGLEELEATNRERQKILHMKKKRVRPETHFYSRLTQKIHRVSRGEDSFVSYAKFLNQLENERPVSLRHVLRFKATPRPISVDQVDISIHDYEAPIYFAAMSYGSLSESMFRAVAESAFQLKIVAMNGEGGELPDILGHYRHYRGQQVASGRFGVNARMLNSVDTIEIKVGQGAKPGEGGMLPARKVTSDIARARYTPAGIDLISPSNNHDVYSIEDLAQLVEELKTINPHARISVKIPAIPGIGTIASGIAKSGADIIDISGYDGGTGAARQHALKYVGFPIEIAVKEAHESLIRNQLRQRVEIWADGGMKSAADVLKLILLGANRVGFGTLLLLAAGCLRCHSCHTGTCEVGITSHFKSEQEAIASGLKRFTFLKTEQAVRQITTLFSALIDELRKATGQIGIFKIQDAVGRCDLLEQVPDRHSFDLSRLLQKDYSEEWRTLDLTRNGKSTLIRRPRTSLTRIISTSVCRAFDQGDRNVVYLDDEVSSMDRAIGTYLSGKIQRMPARIYPETHHTLIQLVNATVPGNGLGSFNADSIEIHIAGGAQDGTAKCAAGGKIVILKGKNHDGKLIDGSVGKYFAYGAQRGVFIVQGDADVRAGIRLSGADVIIGGRLKSPLKDHLGNWATRANIKGFAFEYMTSGRGLVLGDPGPWLCSGMKGGVVYFRLYPKMGLTCEALTRRLASPAEVHIRPVDETDAQNLHDLLSIYHKALIEGNLFGEARHIKSLMNNWKKSFAKAEPIQQ